From one Streptomyces sp. ICC1 genomic stretch:
- a CDS encoding PKD domain-containing protein, whose product MTSADVDFGDGTTAHSTDGRFSSYAYKQPGEYKVTLTLQDSKGGKSTATRTVKVDYAASGYVATEPFRLLDTRTTNTPLQGGYARIVNLPNTTSSVPDHVLSGGMASVVLNVTVTGSTEDTHLSVWPSGQPRPATSNVNVRAGGTSSNTVTVPVGADGKIQTQLNSGNASVIVDFVGFYQPNIGERFSPITPARVADTRTAGGPLGGGQTRTVKVAPGGPSRRRRRGCRSSASCVVLRVGPPGG is encoded by the coding sequence GTGACGAGCGCGGACGTGGACTTCGGTGACGGCACCACCGCGCACAGCACCGACGGCCGCTTCTCCTCCTACGCCTACAAGCAGCCGGGCGAGTACAAGGTGACGCTGACGCTCCAGGACTCCAAGGGTGGCAAGTCCACGGCGACCCGGACCGTGAAGGTCGACTACGCCGCCTCGGGCTACGTGGCCACCGAGCCGTTCCGCCTGCTCGACACCCGCACCACCAACACGCCGCTCCAGGGCGGTTACGCCAGGATCGTGAACCTGCCGAACACCACCAGCAGCGTCCCGGATCACGTGCTCTCCGGGGGCATGGCCTCGGTGGTCCTCAACGTGACCGTCACCGGTTCCACCGAGGACACCCACCTGAGCGTCTGGCCCTCGGGCCAGCCCCGCCCGGCGACCTCGAACGTCAACGTCCGCGCGGGCGGCACCTCGTCCAACACCGTCACCGTGCCGGTCGGCGCCGACGGCAAGATCCAGACACAGCTCAACTCGGGCAACGCCTCGGTGATCGTGGACTTCGTCGGCTTCTACCAGCCCAACATCGGCGAGCGGTTCTCCCCGATCACCCCGGCCCGCGTCGCTGACACCCGCACCGCGGGCGGCCCGCTGGGCGGCGGCCAGACCCGCACGGTCAAGGTCGCGCCGGGTGGTCCCAGTCGACGGCGGCGGCGGGGCTGTCGGTCGTCTGCATCGTGCGTCGTCCTTCGGGTCGGCCCCCCGGGCGGCTAA
- a CDS encoding DUF4232 domain-containing protein has translation MAGVGVLVGTAGLVAGCEAPPAPARAPGPTVSAGVRPTQVPRADACPEGGVRLSEGLVNAAMGLRVGAVQLVNCGDQPYELEGYPEIELLDRANAPVRGVSVGHGAAGITSSPTGAEAPPGKVTLRPGQAAEVLLVWRNLLTEPDVPAAEAWGLLVTPRPGAPRLELRLKQSVDLGNTGKLGIGAWGATGR, from the coding sequence ATGGCCGGGGTGGGCGTGCTGGTGGGGACGGCGGGGCTGGTCGCAGGGTGCGAGGCGCCGCCCGCGCCCGCCCGGGCGCCGGGGCCGACGGTGTCGGCCGGGGTGCGTCCGACGCAGGTCCCGCGCGCCGACGCGTGTCCCGAGGGCGGGGTGCGGCTCTCCGAGGGGCTCGTGAACGCGGCGATGGGGTTGCGCGTGGGGGCGGTGCAGCTGGTGAACTGCGGGGATCAGCCTTACGAGTTGGAGGGCTACCCGGAGATCGAGCTGCTGGACAGGGCGAACGCCCCGGTGCGGGGGGTGTCGGTCGGCCACGGCGCGGCCGGGATCACGTCCTCCCCCACGGGGGCGGAGGCCCCGCCGGGGAAGGTGACGCTCCGACCGGGGCAGGCGGCCGAGGTGCTGCTGGTGTGGCGGAACCTGCTCACGGAGCCGGACGTCCCGGCGGCGGAGGCCTGGGGGCTCCTGGTCACGCCACGGCCGGGCGCGCCGCGGCTGGAACTGCGGCTGAAGCAGTCGGTGGATCTCGGGAACACCGGAAAGCTCGGGATCGGGGCTTGGGGGGCGACCGGGCGGTGA
- a CDS encoding IS3 family transposase, protein MTGRWDFISAYRAEFGVQRICRVLGMSRSGYYQWLAGAGARDARRADDDALVGEIREIHAGHRGTYGVRRVHAELRGFGHTVNGKRVERLMRVNGIEGRHLRRRKRTTVPDKLAPSVADLVRRAFTARDLDEKWCGDITYVQVGGTWLYLACVLDICSMAVLKGWRLLRKLRCSTNRITDIVKAVLVLHHAST, encoded by the coding sequence ATGACCGGCCGCTGGGACTTCATCTCCGCCTACCGCGCCGAGTTCGGCGTGCAGCGGATATGCCGGGTCCTGGGCATGTCGCGCTCGGGCTACTACCAGTGGCTCGCCGGCGCCGGGGCCCGCGATGCCCGCCGGGCCGACGATGACGCCCTGGTCGGAGAGATCCGCGAGATCCACGCCGGCCACCGGGGAACCTACGGGGTCCGCCGGGTCCATGCCGAGCTGCGCGGGTTCGGACACACCGTGAACGGCAAGCGCGTCGAGCGGTTGATGCGCGTCAACGGGATCGAAGGACGCCACCTGCGGCGGCGCAAGCGCACCACGGTCCCCGACAAGCTTGCGCCGTCCGTCGCGGACCTGGTCCGACGGGCCTTCACCGCCCGGGACCTGGACGAGAAATGGTGCGGGGACATCACCTACGTTCAGGTCGGCGGCACATGGCTCTACCTGGCCTGCGTCCTGGACATCTGCTCCATGGCCGTGCTGAAGGGTTGGCGCCTCCTACGGAAGCTCCGCTGCAGCACCAACCGGATCACCGACATCGTGAAGGCCGTCCTCGTCCTCCACCACGCCTCAACATGA
- a CDS encoding HNH endonuclease family protein — translation MPTAEAAPPTPISAAAARSYLATVTPKTEGSTSGYSRDLFPHWSTVSGTCNTRETVLKRDGSGVVQDSACAAVSGNWYSEYDGATWTAASDVDIDHVVPLAEAWRSGANSWTTSKRQQFANDLTRPQLIAVTDNVNQAKGDLDPGKWLPPRTAYRCTYARLWVDVKQYWNLSMDSTEKTALLNILNAC, via the coding sequence TTGCCCACTGCCGAGGCCGCCCCTCCCACACCCATCAGCGCCGCGGCCGCCCGCTCCTACCTCGCCACGGTCACCCCGAAGACCGAGGGGTCCACCAGCGGGTACAGCCGCGACCTCTTCCCCCACTGGAGCACCGTCTCCGGCACCTGCAACACCCGCGAGACCGTCCTCAAGCGCGACGGCTCGGGCGTCGTCCAGGACTCCGCCTGCGCGGCCGTCAGCGGCAACTGGTACTCCGAGTACGACGGCGCCACCTGGACCGCCGCCTCCGACGTCGACATCGACCACGTCGTCCCGCTTGCCGAGGCATGGCGCTCCGGCGCCAACTCCTGGACCACCAGCAAGCGCCAGCAGTTCGCCAACGACCTCACCCGCCCCCAGCTCATAGCGGTCACCGACAACGTCAACCAGGCCAAGGGCGACCTCGACCCCGGCAAGTGGCTTCCCCCGCGCACGGCCTACCGCTGTACGTACGCGCGCCTGTGGGTCGACGTGAAGCAGTACTGGAACCTGAGCATGGACTCGACGGAGAAGACGGCCCTGCTCAACATCCTCAACGCCTGCTGA
- a CDS encoding Lrp/AsnC family transcriptional regulator, producing the protein MEELDRQIVDLLVRDGRMSYTDLGKATGLSTSAVHQRVRRLEQRGVIRGYAAVVDPEAVGLPLTAFISVKPFDPSAPDDIAERLAGVPEIEACHSVAGDENYILKVRVATPLELEDLLGRLRALAHVSTRTTVVLSTPYES; encoded by the coding sequence ATGGAGGAGCTGGACCGCCAGATCGTGGATCTGCTCGTGCGGGACGGGCGGATGAGCTACACGGACCTGGGCAAGGCCACCGGACTGTCCACGTCGGCGGTCCATCAGCGAGTACGCCGCCTGGAGCAGCGCGGGGTCATCCGCGGCTACGCCGCCGTCGTCGACCCCGAGGCCGTCGGGCTGCCCCTGACGGCCTTCATCTCGGTCAAGCCCTTCGACCCGAGCGCCCCGGACGACATCGCGGAACGGCTGGCCGGGGTCCCGGAGATCGAGGCCTGCCACAGCGTCGCGGGCGACGAGAACTACATCCTCAAGGTCCGCGTCGCGACCCCGCTGGAACTGGAAGACCTCCTGGGCCGGCTGCGCGCCCTCGCACACGTCTCCACCCGCACCACGGTGGTCCTCTCCACCCCGTACGAATCCTGA
- a CDS encoding IS3 family transposase — protein MRLGLALGYWGRGPNPDHLDLAAEAENLGYDSVWTAEAWGSDAFTPLTWIAAHTSRIRLGTAIAQMAARTPTATVADLVRRAFTARDLDEKWCGDITYVQVGGTWLYLACVLDICSRWVLGWSMATHMRTGLVIDALEMAVATRGGHVDGVIFHADRGSQYTSAAFAQVSDRFGIRRSMGRVGSSYDNALAESFWQGLKREAVQGVFTTVRQARLEIFRWLTYYNTRRRHSALGYLSPAEFERQHQRGRKLTLAA, from the coding sequence ATGCGCCTCGGACTCGCACTCGGCTACTGGGGCCGCGGCCCCAACCCGGACCACCTCGACCTCGCCGCCGAAGCCGAGAACCTCGGCTACGACTCGGTGTGGACCGCCGAGGCCTGGGGCTCGGACGCCTTCACCCCGCTCACCTGGATCGCCGCACACACCTCGCGCATCCGCCTGGGCACCGCCATCGCCCAGATGGCCGCCCGCACCCCCACCGCCACCGTCGCGGACCTGGTCCGACGGGCCTTCACCGCCCGGGACCTGGACGAGAAATGGTGCGGGGACATCACCTACGTTCAGGTCGGCGGCACATGGCTCTACCTGGCCTGCGTCCTGGACATCTGCTCGCGCTGGGTCCTTGGATGGTCGATGGCCACCCACATGCGCACGGGACTGGTCATCGACGCGCTCGAGATGGCGGTGGCGACCCGCGGCGGCCACGTGGACGGGGTGATCTTCCACGCGGACAGGGGCTCGCAATACACCTCGGCCGCGTTCGCCCAGGTCAGCGATCGTTTCGGCATCCGGCGGAGCATGGGCCGTGTCGGGTCGAGCTACGACAACGCCTTGGCTGAATCGTTTTGGCAGGGACTGAAGAGAGAAGCGGTGCAGGGCGTGTTCACGACGGTGCGTCAGGCCAGGCTGGAGATCTTCCGGTGGCTCACCTACTACAACACCCGCCGGCGCCATAGCGCCCTCGGCTACCTCTCACCCGCCGAATTCGAACGGCAACACCAGCGAGGACGTAAACTCACACTCGCAGCATGA
- a CDS encoding transglycosylase SLT domain-containing protein has translation MSNAVIRRIAASKKTLAGTVLALGVAGSMLAAVPAQAAPMNAKAIAQQMIKDPAQFAAFNNIVSRESGWNHTATNASSGAYGLVQALPASKMASAGSDWKTNPATQIKWGLDYMNSRYGSPTGAWSFWQTHHWY, from the coding sequence GTGTCCAACGCCGTCATCCGCCGCATCGCCGCTTCCAAGAAGACCCTCGCGGGCACCGTCCTCGCCCTGGGCGTCGCCGGTTCCATGCTTGCCGCGGTCCCCGCGCAGGCCGCCCCGATGAACGCCAAGGCGATCGCCCAGCAGATGATCAAGGACCCGGCCCAGTTCGCGGCGTTCAACAACATCGTTTCCCGCGAAAGCGGCTGGAACCACACCGCCACGAACGCCTCCTCCGGCGCCTACGGCCTCGTCCAGGCCCTCCCGGCCTCGAAGATGGCCTCCGCCGGCTCGGACTGGAAGACCAACCCCGCCACCCAGATCAAGTGGGGCCTGGACTACATGAACTCCCGCTACGGCAGCCCCACCGGCGCCTGGAGCTTCTGGCAGACCCACCACTGGTACTAA
- a CDS encoding NUDIX domain-containing protein, whose product MRRGRRLPCGVEGTGLVVITRTIEPALGGVALPGGFMDFGEDWRESVVRELREETGIHAPAADVTLAGAHSSPAGHLLLFGLLPVRPAAALPASVATDETTGWHVLRGPEELAFPLHTRAAQEWFRGGYA is encoded by the coding sequence GTGAGGCGGGGGCGGAGGTTGCCCTGCGGGGTGGAGGGGACCGGCCTGGTGGTCATCACCCGCACCATCGAGCCCGCCCTCGGCGGTGTCGCCCTGCCTGGCGGCTTCATGGACTTCGGTGAGGACTGGCGCGAATCGGTCGTCCGCGAACTCCGTGAGGAGACCGGCATCCACGCACCGGCCGCCGACGTCACCCTGGCCGGAGCCCACAGCTCCCCGGCCGGGCACCTGCTCCTCTTCGGCCTCCTCCCGGTCCGCCCGGCCGCCGCCCTCCCCGCGTCCGTCGCCACCGACGAGACGACGGGCTGGCACGTCCTGCGGGGCCCGGAGGAGCTGGCGTTCCCGCTGCACACGCGGGCGGCGCAGGAGTGGTTCCGGGGCGGGTACGCGTAG
- a CDS encoding extracellular solute-binding protein, whose product MISSQPVQYANTKGELDYENSPGVKKAWDTAVAAAKGELTGKLRQFDEKGTWNAAFKNAKFATVACPSWMTGIIKDQAGPDNQGKWDIAAPPVAGNWGGSFLAVPKSGKHTKEAAELAAWLTAPAQHAKVFGVNGNIPSTKDTLTSATVQDAKLPYFGDTPIGKIYSEAAAGITPAPISRWDGQVKTFLTDNGILDIEQRGTDPAKAWDNVKKLVDDKIDQ is encoded by the coding sequence GTGATCTCCAGCCAGCCCGTGCAGTACGCGAACACCAAGGGCGAGCTGGACTACGAGAACAGCCCGGGCGTGAAGAAGGCGTGGGACACCGCCGTGGCGGCGGCGAAGGGCGAACTGACGGGCAAGCTGCGGCAGTTCGACGAGAAGGGCACCTGGAACGCGGCCTTCAAGAACGCGAAGTTCGCCACGGTGGCCTGCCCCAGCTGGATGACGGGCATCATCAAGGACCAGGCGGGCCCGGACAACCAGGGGAAGTGGGACATCGCCGCACCGCCCGTGGCCGGCAACTGGGGCGGCTCGTTCCTCGCGGTCCCCAAGTCGGGCAAGCACACCAAGGAGGCGGCCGAGCTGGCCGCGTGGCTCACCGCGCCGGCGCAGCACGCCAAGGTCTTCGGGGTGAACGGCAACATCCCCTCCACCAAGGACACGCTCACCTCCGCGACCGTGCAGGACGCCAAGCTGCCGTACTTCGGTGACACCCCGATCGGCAAGATCTACTCGGAGGCCGCGGCCGGCATCACCCCCGCCCCGATCAGCCGCTGGGACGGCCAGGTGAAGACCTTCCTCACCGACAACGGCATCCTCGACATCGAGCAGCGCGGCACCGACCCGGCGAAGGCCTGGGACAACGTCAAGAAGCTGGTCGACGACAAGATCGACCAGTAG
- a CDS encoding cellulose-binding domain-containing protein has product MSRTIPRTALLAALSLVTAAGATATVFGTSAGAAAAGCKVEYQITNQWNTGFGANVIVTNTGDPVASWTLEWSYANGQQVTQGWNATISQSGAAVTAKSLSYNGSLATGGSTSFGFNGTHTGTNAIPATFKLNGCILYPS; this is encoded by the coding sequence ATGAGCCGCACGATCCCCCGCACCGCCTTGCTGGCGGCCCTCAGTCTCGTCACCGCCGCCGGCGCGACCGCCACCGTGTTCGGCACCTCCGCCGGAGCCGCCGCCGCCGGCTGCAAGGTCGAGTACCAGATCACGAACCAGTGGAACACCGGCTTCGGCGCCAACGTGATCGTCACCAACACCGGTGACCCGGTCGCCTCCTGGACCCTGGAGTGGTCCTACGCGAACGGCCAGCAGGTCACCCAGGGCTGGAACGCCACGATCAGCCAGTCCGGGGCGGCCGTCACCGCCAAGAGCCTCTCCTACAACGGAAGCCTGGCCACCGGCGGTTCCACCTCCTTCGGCTTCAACGGCACGCACACTGGCACCAACGCCATACCCGCCACCTTCAAGCTCAACGGCTGTATCTTATACCCATCT